From the genome of Blautia pseudococcoides, one region includes:
- a CDS encoding carbohydrate ABC transporter permease — protein MARPSRAYVIKDEAKKSILLLPAVLLLLCFFIIPIVLTVYYSFTNLALSGANAKNVEFIGFENYKRMLTDPSTMTSIKNTLLFLVGSLLGQSVLGFLIAYFMKGKPKGLRSFVGPCILAGWVMPEIVVALCCMAFFKDNGTMNMILGAVHIPAVSWLFKHPMMTVVIANVWHGTAFSMLNFQSALDNVSGDIEEAARVDGANRFQTLIRIIVPCIKDTIATNTMLNTLSTLGVFGLIYAMTGGGPGSSTTTLPIFMYNQGLKGLQLGYGTAIGMLILIVGAVCSVIYTRILKDQ, from the coding sequence ATGGCAAGACCAAGCCGTGCGTATGTCATAAAAGATGAGGCCAAAAAATCTATTCTGCTGCTTCCGGCAGTGCTGCTGCTTTTATGCTTTTTTATCATACCGATCGTACTGACCGTATATTATTCCTTTACCAATCTGGCACTGAGCGGTGCCAATGCCAAGAATGTGGAATTTATCGGTTTTGAAAATTATAAGAGAATGCTCACAGACCCCAGTACCATGACCAGCATCAAAAACACACTGCTCTTTTTGGTGGGCAGCCTTTTGGGGCAGAGTGTTCTGGGATTTTTGATCGCCTATTTCATGAAAGGAAAACCCAAGGGACTGCGAAGCTTTGTGGGACCCTGTATCCTGGCGGGATGGGTTATGCCGGAGATTGTGGTTGCCCTGTGCTGTATGGCATTTTTTAAGGATAACGGAACCATGAACATGATTCTGGGGGCTGTACATATTCCGGCAGTTTCCTGGCTGTTCAAGCATCCTATGATGACCGTGGTGATCGCCAACGTGTGGCACGGAACTGCGTTTTCCATGCTGAACTTTCAGTCAGCTCTTGACAACGTGTCAGGGGATATTGAGGAGGCAGCCAGGGTGGACGGTGCCAATCGTTTCCAGACACTTATCCGCATTATTGTGCCCTGCATCAAGGACACCATTGCAACCAATACCATGCTGAACACGCTGTCCACACTGGGCGTTTTCGGTCTGATCTATGCTATGACAGGAGGAGGGCCGGGTTCCTCAACCACAACCCTTCCTATATTCATGTATAATCAGGGGCTGAAAGGGCTGCAGTTAGGCTACGGTACCGCGATCGGTATGCTGATATTGATCGTAGGCGCTGTGTGCAGTGTGATTTATACAAGAATTTTGAAGGACCAGTAA
- a CDS encoding extracellular solute-binding protein — protein MKMKKVMGLFLVAVMVAGLTACGGGNDKAAQADGGGKEEADSGKKTITFCFRDDGQGEDGALWKWIQDGYDTWDKKDTVELNIAPIVAQEGDYFTKVALQLADKKTCPDLVCEDTFQLPNDVSAGYLTKLDDYVKDYEDWNTSYYDSMKKGVTGSDGSVYGIPYCTDTRGLWYNRDILAQAGVISEGQDWEPKSWNDILDACKAVKEKCPDVVPFWCNSGVATGEATSMQTYEMLLYGTGERLLDDDDKWIVKSQGILDSLYFLQDIYSNGYGPDLSLVLNGQASNTSAREYLPEGKLAISLDGSWVTGNWADTGAAPWPEAKDVLGFAAMPTSEGQDPGTITLAGGWALSVPENADAKDETFEFIKHLMDPEVYTDAVIAQGNIATRQDVATDETYSAQPFKQIATEFLESADFRPQNDKYSTVTTSIQTMVESVVSGTSPEDAMTQYATDVARAVGDDNVTEK, from the coding sequence ATGAAAATGAAAAAAGTGATGGGCCTGTTTCTGGTGGCTGTAATGGTTGCAGGGCTGACAGCCTGCGGAGGAGGAAACGACAAAGCAGCCCAGGCGGACGGCGGCGGCAAAGAGGAAGCGGACAGCGGAAAGAAAACCATTACCTTCTGTTTCAGGGATGACGGTCAGGGCGAGGACGGCGCGCTCTGGAAATGGATACAGGACGGATATGACACCTGGGATAAAAAAGATACGGTGGAATTGAATATTGCCCCAATCGTAGCGCAGGAGGGCGATTATTTCACAAAGGTGGCTCTCCAGCTTGCGGATAAAAAAACATGCCCGGACCTGGTTTGTGAGGATACCTTCCAGCTTCCAAATGATGTGAGCGCAGGCTATCTGACAAAATTGGATGATTATGTAAAGGATTATGAGGACTGGAATACATCCTACTATGATTCCATGAAAAAAGGCGTTACCGGCTCAGACGGTTCTGTATACGGCATTCCGTACTGTACAGATACAAGGGGCCTGTGGTACAACAGGGACATTCTGGCACAGGCCGGCGTGATCAGTGAAGGACAGGACTGGGAGCCGAAAAGCTGGAATGATATTCTGGATGCCTGCAAGGCTGTGAAGGAAAAATGCCCGGATGTAGTGCCGTTCTGGTGCAACTCCGGTGTGGCAACAGGTGAGGCAACCTCCATGCAGACATATGAAATGCTGCTCTACGGAACCGGAGAGAGGCTGCTGGATGATGATGATAAATGGATCGTAAAGAGCCAGGGCATTCTGGATTCCCTGTATTTCCTGCAGGATATCTACTCCAACGGATACGGGCCTGACCTCTCCCTTGTATTAAACGGACAGGCTTCCAACACATCCGCCAGAGAATATCTGCCGGAAGGCAAACTGGCTATCTCTCTTGACGGAAGCTGGGTTACAGGAAACTGGGCAGATACAGGCGCAGCACCGTGGCCGGAGGCTAAGGACGTGCTGGGATTCGCGGCTATGCCTACCTCTGAGGGACAAGACCCGGGAACCATTACACTGGCAGGGGGCTGGGCATTATCCGTTCCGGAGAATGCAGATGCCAAAGATGAGACTTTCGAGTTCATCAAACATCTTATGGACCCTGAAGTTTACACAGACGCTGTCATAGCACAGGGAAATATTGCCACCAGACAGGATGTAGCCACAGATGAAACATATTCCGCACAGCCATTTAAACAGATTGCTACAGAGTTCCTGGAGAGCGCTGATTTCAGACCGCAGAATGATAAATACTCCACTGTCACCACCAGCATTCAGACTATGGTGGAATCCGTGGTATCCGGCACATCTCCGGAAGATGCCATGACACAGTACGCTACCGATGTGGCACGTGCAGTGGGCGATGACAATGTAACTGAGAAATAA
- a CDS encoding ABC transporter substrate-binding protein — translation MKKKWCFAAFFLCVGLAAAFLFWQGEEGKEVRETEEEQKKQIYVLCAYETKLHQQILNEVAEYYSKRSGCAEVHMEFIPKENFKKEICLRMDNGKTADLIICDNGMMPALIDMGVFADLSAYVEAQCQDSMNFQKLWNTTMDDGKYYGIPFTCDPYVLFYNQDVFTEKGLSAPEDWDGLLDTCSALQDSVGDKFGFAAKRPEEIYAFYRALLYACGGSLNTMDQEGGVEAADILEELKRSRYIGKQTINLTEADVARSFAEGKVLMMANRLSASTILRSSRMEFSAGIIPLPGDVRESLMLSGENIGVTEYADREAYRFLTYLYQDDI, via the coding sequence ATGAAAAAGAAATGGTGTTTTGCCGCCTTCTTTCTGTGTGTGGGCCTTGCAGCGGCGTTCCTCTTCTGGCAGGGGGAGGAGGGAAAAGAAGTACGGGAAACAGAGGAAGAGCAGAAAAAACAAATCTATGTGCTCTGTGCCTATGAGACAAAGCTGCATCAGCAGATCCTAAATGAGGTGGCAGAGTATTACTCAAAGCGCTCCGGATGTGCTGAGGTGCATATGGAGTTCATCCCGAAGGAGAATTTTAAAAAAGAGATCTGTCTCCGTATGGATAACGGAAAAACCGCGGATTTGATCATTTGTGACAACGGGATGATGCCTGCTTTGATCGACATGGGGGTGTTTGCGGATCTATCAGCGTATGTGGAAGCACAGTGTCAGGACAGCATGAACTTCCAGAAGCTGTGGAATACAACCATGGATGACGGAAAATATTATGGGATTCCCTTTACCTGCGACCCTTATGTACTGTTTTACAACCAGGATGTCTTTACGGAGAAAGGCCTGTCCGCTCCGGAAGACTGGGACGGGCTTTTAGATACCTGCAGCGCTCTGCAGGACAGCGTTGGGGACAAGTTTGGATTCGCAGCAAAGCGGCCGGAGGAGATTTACGCCTTTTACAGGGCACTGCTGTACGCCTGCGGGGGGAGCCTTAATACCATGGACCAGGAGGGCGGGGTTGAGGCAGCTGATATACTGGAGGAACTGAAAAGGAGCCGGTACATAGGAAAGCAGACCATTAACCTTACGGAAGCGGATGTAGCCCGCTCTTTTGCCGAGGGAAAAGTGCTGATGATGGCAAACAGGCTCAGTGCCTCCACCATTCTGCGCAGCTCCAGAATGGAATTTTCAGCAGGTATCATACCGCTTCCCGGCGATGTGAGGGAATCCCTGATGCTGTCAGGGGAGAATATCGGGGTGACAGAGTATGCGGACCGGGAAGCCTATCGTTTTCTCACCTACCTTTACCAGGATGATATTTAG
- a CDS encoding response regulator transcription factor, with the protein MKIIVVEDEPKSREGILNILARNTEYEVAAVCGNGKEGLEAVKKIRPDLVISDIKMPVMGGLEMLEKILEEGISVQAILLTGYSEFEYARRALKLQVVEYVLKPLEVEGFLEVLQRAEGNIKKNRVEKVSAEQLLWTYFTGTDMDRQQTGPILRETLQVDDRTQISLFLIYPCSLANETGSELQKHTTELLDSLCMENYYVMSLPRQQGFLVMLTDTERNKNLFKIFKTRIYHSLCQITECHCSYGILYGFTGLNERLSELKDMMQYAFSLPEETILSRELVDSVTYKELEYPDYLEQSIYREIRSGRYEKVRMIGEQFAKTVIDSEGRPACIRDYILRFAAGVLRVAGETRGSLEAGEDTSYIMENIARSTSKREVRYQFEKIMNAVASSRETLDITENGMILNVIDFIRSNYQREITLSEAAEGCCVTPEYLSRIFCRETGVNFTSFLQNFRVSTAKRLLLSGNYKVYEVAEMVGFHDQKYFVKVFKKLCGVTPSEYKRENAK; encoded by the coding sequence TTGAAGATAATAGTAGTAGAGGATGAACCGAAATCCAGAGAAGGAATCTTAAATATACTCGCCAGGAATACAGAGTATGAGGTGGCAGCAGTCTGCGGAAACGGAAAAGAAGGGCTTGAGGCAGTGAAAAAAATCAGGCCGGATCTGGTCATCTCTGACATTAAGATGCCGGTCATGGGCGGCCTGGAGATGCTGGAAAAAATCCTGGAGGAGGGAATCTCTGTCCAGGCCATTCTTCTTACAGGGTATTCTGAATTTGAGTATGCAAGAAGGGCACTAAAGCTTCAGGTGGTGGAATATGTGCTGAAGCCTCTGGAGGTGGAAGGATTTCTGGAGGTGCTGCAGAGGGCAGAGGGGAACATTAAGAAAAACAGGGTGGAGAAGGTCTCCGCGGAACAGCTTCTGTGGACGTATTTCACAGGTACGGATATGGACAGGCAGCAGACAGGGCCTATTCTCAGAGAGACCCTGCAGGTGGATGACAGGACGCAGATTTCTCTTTTCCTGATTTATCCGTGCAGTCTTGCCAATGAGACGGGAAGCGAGCTGCAGAAGCACACCACAGAACTGCTGGATTCCCTGTGCATGGAAAATTATTACGTCATGTCTCTGCCCAGACAGCAGGGATTTTTAGTGATGCTCACCGACACCGAGAGAAATAAAAACCTGTTCAAAATCTTCAAGACCAGAATTTACCACTCTCTCTGCCAGATCACGGAATGTCACTGCAGTTACGGGATACTTTACGGATTTACCGGGCTGAATGAAAGGCTGTCAGAGCTTAAGGATATGATGCAGTATGCATTTTCCCTGCCGGAGGAAACCATTCTGAGCCGGGAACTTGTGGATTCGGTTACATACAAAGAACTGGAATACCCGGATTATCTGGAACAGAGCATTTACAGGGAAATACGCAGCGGGCGCTATGAGAAAGTGCGCATGATCGGGGAACAGTTTGCCAAAACGGTCATAGACAGTGAGGGAAGGCCTGCCTGTATCCGGGATTATATCCTTAGGTTTGCGGCGGGGGTCCTTCGGGTGGCAGGGGAGACCAGGGGCAGTCTGGAAGCAGGGGAGGATACCTCTTATATCATGGAAAATATAGCCCGGAGCACTTCAAAAAGAGAGGTGAGGTATCAGTTTGAAAAGATCATGAATGCCGTTGCCAGCAGCAGGGAGACTCTTGATATTACAGAAAATGGCATGATACTCAATGTGATTGATTTCATCCGCAGCAATTATCAGAGAGAGATCACCTTGTCTGAGGCTGCTGAGGGGTGTTGTGTCACCCCGGAATATTTAAGCCGTATTTTCTGCAGGGAGACCGGGGTGAATTTTACCTCCTTTCTGCAGAATTTCCGGGTCAGCACAGCCAAGCGTCTGCTGCTCTCAGGAAATTATAAGGTATATGAGGTGGCGGAGATGGTGGGATTTCATGACCAGAAATATTTTGTGAAGGTATTTAAGAAGCTCTGCGGGGTCACACCCTCTGAATACAAAAGGGAGAATGCGAAATGA